A window from Aquabacterium sp. NJ1 encodes these proteins:
- a CDS encoding acetyl-CoA C-acetyltransferase, whose product MSQPEVVICNPVRTAIGTYGGSLKDVLAPDLGAAVIRESLKRSGLPADQIESLIMGNVIQAGVKMNPARQAGIGAGLPVEVPAMTVNRVCGSGAQAIASAALEIWSGMSQVAIAGGMENMDRAPYLLPQGRWGARMGDVTLLDSMLYDGLNDAFSGKHSGWHTEDLVALKAISREDQDRWALRSQQRFSVAQAEGKFDAEIVTIEVPGRKGPTLFARDEHNRPETTAESLTKLKPAFRKEGTITAGNAPGLNTGAAAMIVAERKWADSHGLKPMARLVSYGVGAVEPGMFGLGPVPAVRQALARAKWAVGDVQRVEINEAFAAIALACLRELGLPEDRVNVEGGAIAHGHPIGASGAVLTTRLLHSMQRDGLQRGVVTLCIGGGQGIALALEMI is encoded by the coding sequence ATGAGCCAGCCTGAAGTCGTCATCTGCAACCCTGTCCGCACCGCCATCGGCACCTATGGCGGCAGCCTCAAAGACGTGCTGGCCCCTGATCTGGGCGCCGCCGTCATCCGTGAAAGCCTCAAACGCTCGGGCTTGCCCGCCGACCAGATCGAATCGCTCATCATGGGCAACGTCATCCAGGCAGGCGTGAAGATGAACCCCGCGCGGCAGGCCGGCATCGGTGCGGGTCTGCCCGTCGAGGTGCCTGCCATGACCGTGAACCGCGTGTGCGGCTCTGGCGCCCAGGCCATTGCCAGTGCGGCCCTGGAGATCTGGTCGGGCATGAGCCAGGTCGCCATCGCTGGCGGCATGGAGAACATGGACCGCGCCCCCTACCTGCTGCCGCAAGGGCGCTGGGGCGCGCGCATGGGCGATGTCACGCTGCTCGACAGCATGCTCTACGACGGCCTGAACGACGCCTTCAGCGGCAAGCATTCTGGCTGGCACACCGAGGACCTGGTGGCACTGAAGGCCATCAGCCGAGAGGATCAGGACCGTTGGGCCTTGCGCTCGCAGCAGCGCTTCTCGGTCGCCCAGGCTGAAGGCAAGTTCGACGCCGAAATCGTGACGATCGAAGTGCCGGGTCGCAAGGGCCCCACGCTCTTTGCCCGCGATGAGCACAACCGCCCCGAGACCACGGCCGAATCGCTGACCAAACTCAAGCCCGCCTTCCGCAAAGAAGGCACGATCACGGCGGGCAATGCGCCTGGCCTCAACACCGGGGCGGCGGCCATGATCGTGGCCGAGCGCAAATGGGCCGACAGCCATGGCTTGAAGCCCATGGCACGCCTGGTGAGTTACGGCGTGGGCGCCGTTGAGCCAGGCATGTTCGGGTTGGGGCCCGTGCCGGCCGTGCGACAAGCGCTGGCGCGAGCCAAGTGGGCCGTGGGTGATGTGCAGCGTGTCGAGATCAACGAGGCCTTTGCGGCCATCGCCCTGGCTTGCCTGCGCGAACTGGGCCTGCCCGAAGACAGGGTCAATGTGGAGGGCGGCGCCATTGCGCACGGCCATCCGATTGGCGCCTCTGGCGCGGTGCTGACCACGCGCTTGCTGCATTCGATGCAACGCGATGGGCTCCAACGCGGCGTGGTGACCCTGTGCATCGGGGGCGGTCAAGGCATTGCCCTGGCACTTGAAATGATCTGA
- a CDS encoding bestrophin family protein has protein sequence MIVRPRPNWLRMLFVWRGSVLNKILPQLGVTALVSLIVVIFHGELLHRKITLTTVPFSLVGVALAIFLGFRNNASYDRYWEARKLWGKLLTDSRNAARQRLSFAGGDPRPFVMGVAAFVHAVRHQLRNSDNQADMRRLLPASLLPQVAGRRSPPLQIMTWLADQLRQQRESGELSPILAAELDRSLAGLNDAYGGCERIAYTPLPFTYSVILHRTVYIYCLMLPFGLLDAIGIMTPLMVCFVAYTFFAIEALSDEIEEPFGTMPNDLALDAMAINIEAALLEMLGDRELPAVPQPVGYVLN, from the coding sequence GTGATCGTTCGTCCCCGCCCCAATTGGCTGCGCATGTTGTTCGTGTGGCGTGGTTCGGTCCTCAACAAGATCCTGCCGCAACTGGGTGTCACGGCCTTGGTGTCGCTCATCGTGGTGATCTTCCACGGCGAGCTGTTGCACCGCAAGATCACGCTGACCACGGTGCCGTTTTCGCTGGTGGGCGTGGCCCTGGCGATCTTCCTGGGCTTTCGCAACAACGCCAGCTACGACCGCTACTGGGAGGCCCGCAAGCTGTGGGGCAAGCTGCTGACCGACAGCCGCAATGCCGCCCGCCAGCGCCTGTCGTTTGCCGGTGGTGACCCGCGGCCCTTCGTGATGGGCGTGGCCGCATTCGTGCATGCGGTGCGGCACCAGCTGCGCAATTCGGACAACCAGGCGGACATGCGTCGCCTCCTGCCCGCATCGCTGCTGCCTCAAGTGGCAGGCCGCCGTTCGCCGCCGCTGCAGATCATGACTTGGCTGGCGGACCAGTTGCGCCAGCAGCGCGAGTCGGGCGAGCTGTCGCCCATCCTGGCCGCCGAGCTGGATCGCTCGCTTGCAGGCCTCAACGATGCCTACGGCGGTTGCGAACGCATCGCCTACACGCCGCTGCCTTTCACGTATTCGGTCATCCTGCACCGCACGGTCTACATCTATTGCCTGATGCTGCCCTTCGGCCTGCTGGATGCCATCGGCATCATGACCCCGCTCATGGTGTGTTTCGTGGCCTATACCTTCTTTGCCATCGAAGCCCTGAGCGACGAGATCGAAGAGCCCTTTGGCACCATGCCCAATGACCTGGCGCTGGACGCCATGGCCATCAACATCGAAGCGGCCTTGCTGGAAATGCTGGGCGACCGCGAGCTGCCGGCCGTGCCGCAGCCCGTGGGCTATGTGTTGAACTGA
- a CDS encoding permease: MNTTTSPAAAQTTPLLRWLLGLAVVAPLWFWAYAHLTDLADAVLSLIGLTRQTALGEALHFFFYDTPKVLLLLTGIVFVMGIVQTFFAPERTRALLAGKRTGVGNVLAALLGIVTPFCSCSAVPLFIGLLSAGVPLGVTFSFLISAPMVNEVALALLFGMFGWKVAGLYLGMGLLVAIVAGLVIGRLRMERHLEDWVQVIARGEAVHVQAERLNWVQRFEAGWRHVREIVGKVWPYVIAGIALGAGIHGYVPQDFMASIMGREAWWSVPVAVLLGVPMYTNAAGIIPIVEALIGKGAALGTVLAFMMSVIALSAPEMIILRKALKPRLIATFAGIVAAGILLVGYVFNLVL, from the coding sequence ATGAACACCACCACCTCCCCCGCCGCCGCCCAGACGACGCCCTTGCTTCGCTGGCTTCTCGGCCTGGCCGTGGTGGCGCCCTTGTGGTTCTGGGCTTACGCGCACCTCACCGACCTGGCCGACGCCGTTCTGAGCCTGATCGGCCTGACGCGCCAGACGGCCCTGGGTGAAGCCTTGCATTTCTTCTTTTACGACACGCCCAAGGTCTTGCTCTTGCTCACGGGCATCGTGTTTGTGATGGGCATCGTGCAGACCTTTTTTGCGCCCGAGCGCACCCGTGCCTTGCTGGCGGGCAAGCGGACCGGTGTGGGCAATGTGCTGGCGGCCCTGCTGGGCATCGTCACCCCGTTTTGCTCCTGCTCGGCCGTGCCCTTGTTCATTGGCCTGCTCTCGGCTGGCGTGCCGCTGGGCGTGACCTTCTCATTTCTGATCTCGGCGCCCATGGTCAATGAGGTGGCCCTGGCGCTCCTGTTCGGCATGTTTGGCTGGAAGGTGGCGGGGCTCTACCTTGGAATGGGCCTGCTGGTGGCCATCGTCGCGGGCCTGGTGATCGGCAGGCTGCGCATGGAGCGCCACCTGGAAGACTGGGTACAGGTCATCGCCCGGGGTGAAGCCGTGCATGTGCAGGCAGAGCGCCTGAACTGGGTGCAACGCTTTGAAGCGGGTTGGCGCCATGTGCGCGAGATCGTCGGCAAGGTCTGGCCCTATGTGATCGCTGGCATTGCACTGGGCGCGGGCATCCACGGTTATGTGCCGCAAGACTTCATGGCATCCATCATGGGGCGCGAAGCCTGGTGGTCGGTGCCGGTGGCCGTGCTCCTGGGTGTGCCCATGTACACCAATGCCGCCGGCATCATCCCCATCGTCGAAGCCCTGATCGGCAAGGGGGCCGCCCTGGGCACCGTGCTGGCTTTCATGATGAGCGTGATCGCCCTGTCTGCGCCAGAAATGATCATCTTGCGCAAGGCGCTCAAGCCACGCCTGATCGCCACCTTTGCGGGCATCGTGGCCGCTGGCATTTTGCTGGTGGGTTACGTGTTCAATCTCGTTCTGTAA
- the selD gene encoding selenide, water dikinase SelD translates to MTSIALTQFSHGGGCGCKIAPGLLAEILSRAPQGLVPPELMVGLETSDDAAVYRLNDTQALVATTDFFTPIVDDPRDFGRIAATNALSDIYAMGGTPIMALALVGMPIAKLPPEVIGQILAGGAEVCRDAGIPIAGGHSIDLLEPIYGLVALGLVHPDRVHRNADGQAGDVLVLGKPLGVGILSAALKKGLLTEQGYAQMLRHTTQLNRVGIALGALSGVHAMTDVTGFGLAGHLLEICRGSRLDAQVALDQLPLIEEAVTFAREGIVTGASARNWAAYGAEVAWPAEAPAWMQALASDPQTSGGLLVSCQLDAVDAVLAEFRGAGFAEAAVIGQLAAPSAGAAPRLHFDQT, encoded by the coding sequence ATGACTTCCATTGCCCTTACTCAGTTTTCGCACGGCGGCGGCTGCGGTTGCAAGATCGCGCCGGGCTTGCTGGCCGAGATTCTGTCACGTGCGCCACAAGGCCTCGTGCCCCCAGAGCTGATGGTGGGCCTGGAGACCAGCGACGACGCGGCGGTGTACCGCCTCAATGACACGCAGGCCCTGGTGGCCACGACCGATTTCTTCACGCCCATCGTCGATGACCCGCGTGACTTCGGCCGCATCGCGGCTACCAATGCGTTGTCCGACATTTACGCCATGGGTGGCACGCCCATCATGGCGCTGGCCCTGGTGGGCATGCCCATTGCGAAGCTGCCGCCCGAGGTGATCGGCCAGATCCTCGCCGGTGGTGCCGAGGTCTGTCGCGATGCGGGCATCCCGATCGCGGGCGGCCACTCCATCGACCTGCTGGAGCCGATCTATGGCCTGGTGGCGCTGGGCCTGGTGCACCCCGACCGCGTGCACCGCAATGCCGATGGCCAGGCCGGTGATGTGCTGGTGCTGGGCAAGCCGCTGGGCGTGGGCATCCTGTCGGCTGCGCTCAAGAAGGGCCTGCTGACCGAGCAGGGTTATGCGCAGATGTTGCGTCACACGACCCAGCTCAACCGCGTGGGCATCGCGCTGGGCGCCTTGAGCGGCGTGCACGCGATGACCGATGTCACGGGCTTCGGCCTGGCGGGGCACCTGCTGGAAATCTGCCGTGGCTCGCGCCTGGATGCCCAGGTCGCGCTGGATCAGTTGCCCTTGATCGAGGAGGCGGTGACGTTTGCCCGCGAAGGCATCGTCACTGGGGCCTCGGCGCGCAACTGGGCGGCCTATGGGGCCGAGGTGGCTTGGCCCGCCGAAGCGCCCGCGTGGATGCAGGCCCTGGCCTCTGACCCGCAGACCAGCGGTGGCCTGCTGGTGAGCTGCCAGCTCGACGCGGTGGACGCGGTGCTGGCCGAGTTTCGCGGTGCAGGGTTTGCCGAGGCGGCCGTGATCGGGCAGTTGGCGGCGCCTTCTGCCGGTGCCGCGCCCCGGTTGCACTTTGATCAGACCTGA
- a CDS encoding DUF2252 domain-containing protein, with amino-acid sequence MDIVSAIRQFNQGREPERLQLKYRKMRSDPFSFLRGSCHLFYEQLPRSGVFKNAPPVWSCGDLHLENFGSYKGDNRLAYFDVNDFDEGILAPASWDVVRMLTSLRVGAHSIGLKQQDAQALCDAFLAGYGGALAQGKAYWVEHRTAHGLIRHLLDSLQDRQRKDWLDARTEFKGGNKSRVRRLKVDGQKALPVSDAQRNSVMNFMAGFAKQQDKPGFFKVLDVARRVAGTGSLGVNRYVVLVQGKGAPDGHYLLDLKAAQASSLAGRVKLKQPRWASEAHRIVEVQRRVQAVSMAFLQAVEMDGRPYVLRGLQPVEDRVSLNGARQPRAEIAHVIHGMGKLVAWGQLRSGGRQGSATADELIDFAQGKKWQPKLLEAADTCARQTLADAATFAQAFDDGAFR; translated from the coding sequence ATGGACATCGTGAGCGCCATCCGTCAGTTCAACCAGGGGCGAGAGCCCGAGCGCTTGCAGTTGAAGTACCGCAAGATGCGCAGCGACCCCTTCAGTTTTCTGAGGGGCTCGTGTCACCTCTTTTATGAACAGCTCCCCAGGTCCGGGGTCTTCAAGAACGCGCCACCGGTCTGGTCGTGTGGCGACCTGCACCTGGAGAACTTCGGCAGCTACAAGGGTGACAACCGGCTCGCCTATTTCGACGTCAACGATTTCGACGAGGGCATCCTGGCCCCCGCCAGCTGGGATGTCGTGCGCATGTTGACCAGCCTGCGCGTTGGCGCGCACAGCATCGGCCTGAAACAACAGGATGCGCAAGCGCTGTGTGACGCCTTCCTCGCTGGTTATGGCGGCGCGCTTGCACAAGGCAAGGCTTATTGGGTCGAGCACCGGACGGCGCACGGCCTGATCCGGCATCTGCTGGACAGCCTGCAGGACCGGCAGCGCAAGGACTGGCTGGACGCCCGCACCGAGTTCAAAGGCGGCAACAAAAGCCGAGTGCGCCGCCTGAAGGTGGATGGCCAGAAGGCTTTGCCCGTGTCGGACGCGCAGCGCAACAGCGTGATGAATTTCATGGCCGGCTTTGCGAAGCAACAAGACAAGCCCGGCTTCTTCAAGGTGCTGGATGTGGCCCGGCGTGTGGCCGGCACAGGCAGCCTGGGCGTGAACCGCTACGTGGTGCTGGTGCAGGGCAAGGGCGCACCAGATGGCCATTACCTGCTGGATCTCAAGGCTGCACAAGCCTCTTCACTGGCAGGCCGGGTGAAGCTCAAACAGCCTAGATGGGCCTCCGAGGCGCACCGCATTGTGGAAGTGCAGCGGCGTGTTCAAGCGGTGTCGATGGCCTTCCTGCAAGCCGTCGAGATGGACGGCAGGCCTTATGTGCTCAGGGGCTTGCAGCCCGTGGAAGACCGCGTGAGCCTGAACGGCGCCCGGCAGCCTCGCGCGGAGATTGCGCATGTCATCCATGGCATGGGCAAGCTGGTGGCCTGGGGGCAGTTGCGCAGCGGCGGGCGGCAGGGCTCGGCCACCGCGGACGAACTGATCGACTTCGCCCAGGGCAAGAAGTGGCAGCCAAAGTTGCTGGAGGCAGCCGACACCTGTGCGCGCCAGACCCTGGCGGACGCCGCCACCTTTGCCCAGGCGTTTGACGATGGCGCGTTTCGCTGA
- the mnmH gene encoding tRNA 2-selenouridine(34) synthase MnmH, protein MSTRGPIQVADRHLFDCIIDARSPAEFALDHIPGAINCPVLDDDERRIVGTIYKQQGAFEARRVGGAMVAANLAKHLQGRFAHMPHDWKPLVYCWRGGLRSGSMVAWWRLVGWDAQQLAGGYKRWRQHVIAVLDALCPQLPLRVVCGATGSAKTRVLHALAEQGAQVLDLEGLACHKGSLLGAVPGVDQPSQKAFETQLATVLESFDLSQPVFVEAESRKIGRISLPTSLIERMRASPCLEIAAPAEARQAFLLRDYAYLGDDGDTLAQRLDALRPLHGKDTIARWQDWARHAQLAPLFAELAELHYDPLYARSQAAHFHQWAQRQAVHTDALDEPAIAQLARRLRALV, encoded by the coding sequence ATGAGCACTCGCGGCCCGATCCAGGTGGCCGATCGCCATCTGTTTGACTGCATCATCGATGCCCGCTCGCCTGCCGAGTTTGCGCTCGACCACATCCCCGGGGCCATCAACTGCCCTGTGCTGGATGACGATGAGCGCCGCATCGTGGGCACCATCTACAAGCAGCAAGGCGCGTTCGAGGCACGCCGCGTGGGTGGCGCCATGGTGGCGGCCAACCTGGCCAAACACCTGCAAGGCCGCTTCGCCCACATGCCACACGACTGGAAGCCACTGGTCTATTGCTGGCGCGGTGGGCTGCGCAGCGGCTCCATGGTGGCCTGGTGGCGCCTGGTGGGCTGGGATGCGCAACAGCTGGCCGGCGGCTACAAACGCTGGCGCCAGCATGTGATCGCCGTGCTCGACGCCCTGTGCCCGCAACTGCCCTTGCGCGTGGTGTGCGGCGCCACCGGCAGCGCCAAGACCCGGGTGCTGCACGCCCTGGCCGAACAAGGCGCCCAGGTGCTGGACCTGGAAGGCCTGGCCTGCCACAAAGGCTCCTTGCTGGGTGCCGTGCCCGGTGTGGACCAGCCTTCGCAAAAGGCCTTCGAGACGCAACTGGCCACCGTGCTCGAAAGCTTTGACCTGAGCCAGCCCGTGTTCGTGGAGGCCGAGAGCCGCAAGATCGGCCGCATCTCGCTGCCCACGAGCCTGATCGAGCGCATGCGCGCCAGCCCCTGCCTGGAGATCGCCGCGCCTGCCGAAGCCCGCCAGGCCTTCCTGCTGCGCGACTACGCCTACCTGGGCGACGATGGCGACACCCTGGCCCAGCGCCTGGATGCGCTGCGCCCCCTGCATGGCAAGGACACCATCGCCCGCTGGCAGGACTGGGCGCGGCACGCCCAGCTGGCCCCCTTGTTCGCCGAGCTGGCCGAGTTGCACTACGACCCGCTGTATGCCCGCTCGCAGGCCGCCCACTTCCACCAATGGGCGCAACGCCAGGCCGTGCACACCGATGCGCTGGACGAGCCCGCGATCGCACAACTGGCCCGGCGTCTGCGGGCGCTGGTCTGA
- a CDS encoding alkaline phosphatase family protein, which yields MTLKHAFVSTSLAAACLVSTQVQAAEGAVPHGIPHLDHVFVVVMENHGYSQLLNNPNAPFINAYAKSANLASNYFAVGHPSLTNYLEIVGGSNFGVQSDNFPDWHNSNCVPNLISGQANTDNPASGKVCPITGMGSDAATPALDTTNEVQGGPGEANIDGIRSVPADHRTVGMTIADQLVRTGQSWKSYQESLPPQGADTVNISDGYFTNNTDFSKIKPTLSPALSQSDVVALYAAKHNPFAYFQSVQEGREPHNSLRNTVGFDGAKGLYADLASGHVPSLSFIAPNQCNDQHGRGNAGAFCNYDPSDNGSQAGLNPALIQRGDQTVQQIVSAIKHSPTWRSGRNAIVVVWDENDYSTAPNTNQVMLIVDTNYGAHKVNSSKSYTHFSLLRTLEAGFNLPCLNHACDKASETMSDLFAEGRYPFTMDDEQ from the coding sequence ATGACACTGAAACACGCTTTTGTCTCGACCTCGTTGGCTGCCGCATGCCTGGTTTCAACCCAGGTGCAAGCCGCCGAAGGCGCGGTTCCCCATGGCATCCCTCACCTCGACCACGTCTTTGTGGTGGTGATGGAGAACCACGGCTACAGCCAGCTCCTGAACAACCCCAACGCCCCCTTCATCAATGCCTACGCGAAGTCGGCCAACCTGGCCAGCAACTACTTTGCGGTCGGGCACCCGAGCCTCACCAACTACCTGGAGATCGTGGGCGGCTCCAACTTCGGCGTGCAAAGCGACAACTTCCCTGACTGGCACAACAGCAACTGCGTCCCCAACCTGATCTCGGGCCAGGCCAATACCGACAACCCGGCCAGCGGCAAGGTCTGCCCGATCACAGGCATGGGCTCGGACGCCGCCACCCCGGCACTGGACACCACGAACGAAGTGCAAGGCGGCCCGGGTGAAGCCAATATCGATGGCATCCGGTCGGTCCCGGCTGACCACCGCACGGTGGGCATGACCATCGCGGATCAACTGGTGCGCACCGGCCAGAGCTGGAAGAGCTACCAGGAGAGCCTGCCGCCCCAAGGTGCCGATACCGTGAACATCAGCGACGGCTACTTCACCAACAACACGGACTTCAGCAAGATCAAGCCCACCTTGAGCCCTGCCTTGTCTCAAAGTGATGTGGTGGCGCTGTATGCCGCCAAGCACAACCCCTTTGCCTACTTCCAGAGCGTGCAGGAAGGCCGTGAGCCGCACAACAGCCTGCGCAACACGGTGGGCTTCGATGGGGCAAAGGGCCTGTACGCAGACCTGGCTTCGGGCCATGTCCCTTCGCTGTCGTTCATCGCGCCCAACCAGTGCAATGACCAGCATGGCCGCGGCAACGCCGGCGCCTTCTGCAACTACGACCCCAGTGACAATGGCTCGCAGGCAGGCCTGAACCCCGCCCTGATCCAACGTGGTGATCAGACCGTCCAGCAAATCGTCTCGGCCATCAAGCACTCGCCCACATGGCGGTCGGGCCGCAATGCCATCGTGGTGGTCTGGGACGAAAACGACTACAGCACCGCCCCCAACACCAACCAGGTCATGCTGATCGTCGACACCAACTACGGTGCGCACAAGGTGAACAGCAGCAAGAGCTACACCCACTTCTCCCTGCTGCGCACGCTGGAAGCGGGTTTCAACCTGCCTTGCCTGAACCACGCATGCGACAAGGCCTCGGAGACCATGTCCGACCTGTTCGCGGAAGGGCGGTATCCGTTCACGATGGACGACGAGCAGTGA
- a CDS encoding thioredoxin family protein, whose translation MKDIKVLGSGCANCKTTIALIEQVAQEKRVEIKMDKVQDMQAIIGYGVMSTPGVVVDGKVVHAGGVPSRDKIAQWLA comes from the coding sequence ATGAAAGACATCAAGGTTCTGGGCTCGGGCTGCGCCAACTGCAAGACCACCATCGCACTGATCGAACAAGTCGCTCAGGAAAAGCGCGTTGAGATCAAGATGGACAAGGTGCAGGACATGCAGGCCATCATCGGTTACGGCGTCATGTCCACCCCAGGGGTGGTGGTGGATGGCAAGGTGGTGCATGCCGGTGGCGTGCCCAGTCGGGACAAGATAGCGCAGTGGTTGGCATGA